One region of Oncorhynchus mykiss isolate Arlee chromosome 8, USDA_OmykA_1.1, whole genome shotgun sequence genomic DNA includes:
- the cnn2 gene encoding calponin-2, translating into MSGSSFNRGPAYGFSAEVKSKIAGKYDPQREDELRVWIEDVTGCVIGEDFQKGLKNGVILCELINKLQPGSVKKINSSTMNWHQLENITNFIKSIQTYGLKPHDIFEANDLFESGNMTQVQSTLLSLAGTAKTKGCQSRVDIGVKYADKQERLFDEEKMKAGHCVIGLQMGTNKCASQAGMNAYGTRRHLYDPKAHILPPMDNSTISLQMGTNKGASQAGMTAPGTRRAIYDQKLGTDKCDNSTMSLQMGSNAGANQSGQNFGLGRQIYDAKYCPKNEEEQNGAGADYQDEGYQEYKDDTVPVYQEEGTDY; encoded by the exons ATGTCTGGCTCATCATTTAACAGAGGTCCTGCCTATGGGTTTTCTGCGGAAGTCAAAAGCAAG atTGCCGGAAAGTATGACCCCCAGAGAGAGGATGAGCTAAGGGTCTGGATCGAGGATGTGACGGGATGTGTTATTGGGGAGGACTTCCAGAAAGGCCTGAAAAATGGTGTCATCCTGTGCGA acTGATCAACAAACTTCAACCTGGCTCTGTGAAAAAGATCAACTCGTCCACCATGAATTGGCATCAG CTGGAGAACATCACCAACTTCATCAAATCCATCCAAACGTACGGCCTGAAGCCCCATGATATCTTTGAGGCCAATGACCTCTTTGAGAGTGGGAACATGACCCAGGTCCAGAGCACCCTGTTGTCTCTCGCTGGCACG GCCAAGACCAAGGGCTGCCAGTCCCGAGTGGACATTGGGGTGAAGTACGCAGACAAACAGGAGAGACTATTCGACGAGGAGAAGATGAAGGCCGGACATTGTGTCATTGGACTGCAG ATGGGGACGAATAAGTGTGCCAGCCAGGCGGGCATGAATGCATACGGCACCAGGAGGCACCTTTACGACCCCAAGGCTCACATCCTGCCCCCCATGGACAACTCTACCATCAGTCTGCAAATGGGCACCAACAAGGGGGCCAGTCAG GCTGGCATGACCGCTCCAGGAACCCGCCGCGCCATCTATGACCAGAAGCTGGGCACAGACAAGTGTGACAACAGCACCATGTCGCTGCAGATGGGCTCCAACGCAGGCGCCAACCAGAGCGGGCAGAACTTTGGCCTGGGTCGTCAGATCTACGACGCCAAGTACTGCCCCAAGAATGAGGAGGAGCAGAACGGGGCCGGGGCCGACTACCAAGACGAGGGTTACCAAGAATACAAAGATGACACGGTGCCGGTGTACCAAGAAGAGGGGACGGATTATTAA